A region of Arabidopsis thaliana chromosome 5, partial sequence DNA encodes the following proteins:
- a CDS encoding Pre-mRNA cleavage complex II protein family (Pre-mRNA cleavage complex II protein family; FUNCTIONS IN: molecular_function unknown; INVOLVED IN: biological_process unknown; LOCATED IN: chloroplast; EXPRESSED IN: 21 plant structures; EXPRESSED DURING: 13 growth stages; CONTAINS InterPro DOMAIN/s: Pre-mRNA cleavage complex II Clp1 (InterPro:IPR010655); BEST Arabidopsis thaliana protein match is: CLP-similar protein 3 (TAIR:AT3G04680.2); Has 35333 Blast hits to 34131 proteins in 2444 species: Archae - 798; Bacteria - 22429; Metazoa - 974; Fungi - 991; Plants - 531; Viruses - 0; Other Eukaryotes - 9610 (source: NCBI BLink).): MSEAENKLPFIPEEWSNAASSVSCSSLQPVIALVCGPKNSGKSTFSRNLVEVLLQRYKRVAYLDTDVGQPEFTAPGFLSLTIVDKSILESDWTVPCVKTPERCFFYGDVSSKRDPKAYLRYVYTLFDYYQLHFCKSSENKTELPLVINTPGWVKGIGYELLVDVLRYVSPSHVVKINISAYNKNLPAGLFWLDGNDDETAHLIEIQSAYQDRYNQSILIHKDARLMRDMRIIAYFRQCFKGKEVNTIKELTHELASHIPYEVPISSLTINHLHCQIPSSEVYYSLNASIVGLGISTEVFEDLPSCVGLGIVRGIDTERGILYVITPVPENLVEKVDLLLQGYIQLPTCLLEVKDYRSPYLSANVLAST, translated from the exons ATGTCTGAAGCAGAAAATAAATTGCCTTTCATACCAGAGGAATGGTCAAATGCAGCAAGTTCTGTTTCCTGCAGTTCGTTGCAACCGGTTATAGCTTTGGTCTGTGGCCCTAAAAACAGTGGCAAAAGCACATTTTCACGCAATCTTGTTGaagttcttctccaaag ATACAAAAGGGTTGCTTATTTGGATACTGATGTTGGCCAGCCTGAATTTACTGCACCTGGTTTCCTTTCTCTCACAATTGTTGATAAATCAATTCTAG AATCGGATTGGACAGTTCCATGTGTAAAGACACCAGAGAG ATGCTTCTTCTATGGTGATGTTTCTTCAAAGAGGGATCCAAAGGCATATTTAAGATATGTATATACCTTATTCGATTACTATCAGCTACACTTCTGCAAGTCTAGCGAGAACAAAACTGAATTGCCGCTTGTCATTAATACACCAGGATGGGTTAAAG GAATTGGCTATGAGTTATTGGTGGACGTGCTGAGATATGTTTCCCCTTCCCACGTTGTGAAAATTAACATCTCTGCTTACAACAAGAACCTACCAGCTGGGTTGTTCTGGTTAGACGGTAATGATGATGAGACAGCTCATTTGATAGAGATCCAATCTGCTTACCAAGACAGATATAATCAATC CATTTTAATACATAAGGATGCTCGTTTGATGAGGGACATGCGTATAATCGCCTACTTTAGGCAATGCTTTAAAGGAAAAGAAGTAAACACGATCAAAGAACTAACACATGAACTCGCTTCCCATATTCCTTATGAAGTTCCAATATCGAGTTTAACAATCAACCATCTCCATTGTCag ATCCCAAGTTCTGAAGTGTATTATAGTTTGAATGCTTCCATTGTTGGTTTGGGCATTAGCACCGAGGTGTTTGAGGATTTGCCATCATGCGTAGGTCTTG GAATCGTGAGGGGTATTGACACAGAGAGAGGAATATTATATGTGATCACTCCAGTACCAGAAAACTTAGTTGAGAAAGTTGATCTTCTATTGCAAGGCTATATTCAGTTACCTACTTGCCTCTTAGAGGTGAAGGATTACAGGTCGCCATATTTATCTGCCAACGTCTTAGCTTCCACCTGA
- a CDS encoding Pre-mRNA cleavage complex II protein family (Pre-mRNA cleavage complex II protein family; FUNCTIONS IN: molecular_function unknown; INVOLVED IN: biological_process unknown; LOCATED IN: chloroplast; EXPRESSED IN: 21 plant structures; EXPRESSED DURING: 13 growth stages; CONTAINS InterPro DOMAIN/s: Pre-mRNA cleavage complex II Clp1 (InterPro:IPR010655); BEST Arabidopsis thaliana protein match is: CLP-similar protein 3 (TAIR:AT3G04680.2); Has 30201 Blast hits to 17322 proteins in 780 species: Archae - 12; Bacteria - 1396; Metazoa - 17338; Fungi - 3422; Plants - 5037; Viruses - 0; Other Eukaryotes - 2996 (source: NCBI BLink).) produces MSEAENKLPFIPEEWSNAASSVSCSSLQPVIALVCGPKNSGKSTFSRNLVEVLLQRYKRVAYLDTDVGQPEFTAPGFLSLTIVDKSILESDWTVPCVKTPERCFFYGDVSSKRDPKAYLRYVYTLFDYYQLHFCKSSENKTELPLVINTPGWVKGIGYELLVDVLRYVSPSHVVKINISAYNKNLPAGLFWLDGNDDETAHLIEIQSAYQDRYNQSILIHKDARLMRDMRIIAYFRQCFKGKEVNTIKELTHELASHIPYEVPISSLTINHLHCQIPSSEVYYSLNASIVGLGISTEVFEDLPSCVGLGKFLFIHCNQ; encoded by the exons ATGTCTGAAGCAGAAAATAAATTGCCTTTCATACCAGAGGAATGGTCAAATGCAGCAAGTTCTGTTTCCTGCAGTTCGTTGCAACCGGTTATAGCTTTGGTCTGTGGCCCTAAAAACAGTGGCAAAAGCACATTTTCACGCAATCTTGTTGaagttcttctccaaag ATACAAAAGGGTTGCTTATTTGGATACTGATGTTGGCCAGCCTGAATTTACTGCACCTGGTTTCCTTTCTCTCACAATTGTTGATAAATCAATTCTAG AATCGGATTGGACAGTTCCATGTGTAAAGACACCAGAGAG ATGCTTCTTCTATGGTGATGTTTCTTCAAAGAGGGATCCAAAGGCATATTTAAGATATGTATATACCTTATTCGATTACTATCAGCTACACTTCTGCAAGTCTAGCGAGAACAAAACTGAATTGCCGCTTGTCATTAATACACCAGGATGGGTTAAAG GAATTGGCTATGAGTTATTGGTGGACGTGCTGAGATATGTTTCCCCTTCCCACGTTGTGAAAATTAACATCTCTGCTTACAACAAGAACCTACCAGCTGGGTTGTTCTGGTTAGACGGTAATGATGATGAGACAGCTCATTTGATAGAGATCCAATCTGCTTACCAAGACAGATATAATCAATC CATTTTAATACATAAGGATGCTCGTTTGATGAGGGACATGCGTATAATCGCCTACTTTAGGCAATGCTTTAAAGGAAAAGAAGTAAACACGATCAAAGAACTAACACATGAACTCGCTTCCCATATTCCTTATGAAGTTCCAATATCGAGTTTAACAATCAACCATCTCCATTGTCag ATCCCAAGTTCTGAAGTGTATTATAGTTTGAATGCTTCCATTGTTGGTTTGGGCATTAGCACCGAGGTGTTTGAGGATTTGCCATCATGCGTAGGTCTTGGTAAGTTTCTATTTATCCATTGCAATCAGTGA
- a CDS encoding Protein kinase superfamily protein, giving the protein MLLVDCSDYQQREKELHKQESNNMRLVISLAATFSLVGIILLCSLLYWFCHRRRNLKSSGCGCSGITFLNRFSRSKTLDKRTTKQGTVSLIDYNILEEGTSGFKESNILGQGGFGCVYSATLENNISAAVKKLDCANEDAAKEFKSEVEILSKLQHPNIISLLGYSTNDTARFIVYELMPNVSLESHLHGSSQGSAITWPMRMKIALDVTRGLEYLHEHCHPAIIHRDLKSSNILLDSNFNAKISDFGLAVVDGPKNKNHKLSGTVGYVAPEYLLNGQLTEKSDVYAFGVVLLELLLGKKPVEKLAPGECQSIITWAMPYLTDRTKLPSVIDPAIKDTMDLKHLYQVAAVAILCVQPEPSYRPLITDVLHSLIPLVPMELGGTLKTIKCASMDHC; this is encoded by the exons ATGCTTTTGGTTGATTGTTCAGATTatcaacagagagagaaggaatTGCATAAACAAGAGAGTAACAACATGAGACTGGTTATTTCACTAGCAGCTACATTTTCCTTAGTTGGTATAATCTTACTTTGCTCTCTGCTTTATTGGTTTTGCCATAGGAGAAGAAACCTCAAGAGCTCAG GTTGTGGGTGTAGTGGAATCACATTCTTGAATCGGTTTAGTCGCTCAAAAACATTAGACAAGAGAACTACAAAGCAGGGAACAGTGTCATTGATCGATTACAATATACTAGAAGAAGGAACTAGTGGTTTCAAGGAGAGTAACATTTTGGGTCAAGGTGGATTTGGATGTGTATATTCTGCCACATTAGAGAACAACATTTCAGCTGCGGTTAAGAAGCTAGACTGTGCCAATGAAGATGCAGCAAAGGAATTTAAG AGTGAGGTTGAGATATTGAGTAAGCTCCAGCACCCGAATATAATATCCCTTTTGGGTTATAGCACGAATGATACTGCGAGATTCATTGTCTATGAGCTGATGCCAAACGTTTCTCTGGAATCTCATTTACACG GATCTTCTCAGGGTTCGGCGATCACATGGCCTATGAGGATGAAGATTGCTCTTGATGTAACAAG GGGATTAGAATATTTGCATGAACATTGTCATCCAGCAATCATTCACAGGGACTTGAAATCATCCAACATCTTATTAGATAGCAATTTCAATGCTAAG atttcagattttggtCTAGCTGTTGTTGATGGGCCAAAGAACAAGAACCATAAACTTTCCGGGACAGTTGGCTACGTTGCACCAGAGTATCTTCTCAACG GCCAATTGACAGAAAAGAGCGACGTGTATGCTTTTGGAGTAGTGTTATTAGAGCTTTTACTCGGGAAAAAACCTGTGGAGAAACTAGCTCCCGGTGAATGCCAATCCATCATCACTTGg GCAATGCCTTATCTCACTGATAGAACCAAGTTACCAAGCGTCATAGATCCTGCGATTAAAGATACGATGGACTTGAAACACCTTTACCAG GTAGCGGCAGTGGCGATTTTGTGCGTGCAGCCAGAACCGAGTTATAGACCGTTGATTACAGACGTCTTGCATTCTCTTATACCTTTGGTTCCAATGGAACTTGGTGGAACCTTAAAAACCATCAAATGTGCTTCAATGGATCACTGTTAA
- a CDS encoding Protein kinase superfamily protein (Protein kinase superfamily protein; FUNCTIONS IN: protein serine/threonine kinase activity, protein kinase activity, kinase activity, ATP binding; INVOLVED IN: protein amino acid phosphorylation; EXPRESSED IN: 21 plant structures; EXPRESSED DURING: 12 growth stages; CONTAINS InterPro DOMAIN/s: Protein kinase, ATP binding site (InterPro:IPR017441), Protein kinase, catalytic domain (InterPro:IPR000719), Serine/threonine-protein kinase domain (InterPro:IPR002290), Tyrosine-protein kinase, catalytic domain (InterPro:IPR020635), Serine/threonine-protein kinase-like domain (InterPro:IPR017442), Protein kinase-like domain (InterPro:IPR011009), Serine/threonine-protein kinase, active site (InterPro:IPR008271); BEST Arabidopsis thaliana protein match is: Protein kinase superfamily protein (TAIR:AT2G25220.1); Has 126026 Blast hits to 124569 proteins in 4706 species: Archae - 109; Bacteria - 14709; Metazoa - 46245; Fungi - 10730; Plants - 34371; Viruses - 558; Other Eukaryotes - 19304 (source: NCBI BLink).), whose translation MKQIVITALVLLQAYVLHQSTCVMSLTTQESPSPQPSAFTPALSPDYQQREKELHKQESNNMRLVISLAATFSLVGIILLCSLLYWFCHRRRNLKSSGCGCSGITFLNRFSRSKTLDKRTTKQGTVSLIDYNILEEGTSGFKESNILGQGGFGCVYSATLENNISAAVKKLDCANEDAAKEFKSEVEILSKLQHPNIISLLGYSTNDTARFIVYELMPNVSLESHLHGSSQGSAITWPMRMKIALDVTRGLEYLHEHCHPAIIHRDLKSSNILLDSNFNAKISDFGLAVVDGPKNKNHKLSGTVGYVAPEYLLNGQLTEKSDVYAFGVVLLELLLGKKPVEKLAPGECQSIITWAMPYLTDRTKLPSVIDPAIKDTMDLKHLYQVAAVAILCVQPEPSYRPLITDVLHSLIPLVPMELGGTLKTIKCASMDHC comes from the exons atgaagcaAATTGTTATAACAGCTCTTGTTTTACTACAAGCTTATGTTCTTCATCAATCCACATGTGTTATGTCCCTTACTACACAAGAATCTCCTTCTCCTCAACCTTCTGCTTTCACTCCCGCCTTATCTCCTG ATTatcaacagagagagaaggaatTGCATAAACAAGAGAGTAACAACATGAGACTGGTTATTTCACTAGCAGCTACATTTTCCTTAGTTGGTATAATCTTACTTTGCTCTCTGCTTTATTGGTTTTGCCATAGGAGAAGAAACCTCAAGAGCTCAG GTTGTGGGTGTAGTGGAATCACATTCTTGAATCGGTTTAGTCGCTCAAAAACATTAGACAAGAGAACTACAAAGCAGGGAACAGTGTCATTGATCGATTACAATATACTAGAAGAAGGAACTAGTGGTTTCAAGGAGAGTAACATTTTGGGTCAAGGTGGATTTGGATGTGTATATTCTGCCACATTAGAGAACAACATTTCAGCTGCGGTTAAGAAGCTAGACTGTGCCAATGAAGATGCAGCAAAGGAATTTAAG AGTGAGGTTGAGATATTGAGTAAGCTCCAGCACCCGAATATAATATCCCTTTTGGGTTATAGCACGAATGATACTGCGAGATTCATTGTCTATGAGCTGATGCCAAACGTTTCTCTGGAATCTCATTTACACG GATCTTCTCAGGGTTCGGCGATCACATGGCCTATGAGGATGAAGATTGCTCTTGATGTAACAAG GGGATTAGAATATTTGCATGAACATTGTCATCCAGCAATCATTCACAGGGACTTGAAATCATCCAACATCTTATTAGATAGCAATTTCAATGCTAAG atttcagattttggtCTAGCTGTTGTTGATGGGCCAAAGAACAAGAACCATAAACTTTCCGGGACAGTTGGCTACGTTGCACCAGAGTATCTTCTCAACG GCCAATTGACAGAAAAGAGCGACGTGTATGCTTTTGGAGTAGTGTTATTAGAGCTTTTACTCGGGAAAAAACCTGTGGAGAAACTAGCTCCCGGTGAATGCCAATCCATCATCACTTGg GCAATGCCTTATCTCACTGATAGAACCAAGTTACCAAGCGTCATAGATCCTGCGATTAAAGATACGATGGACTTGAAACACCTTTACCAG GTAGCGGCAGTGGCGATTTTGTGCGTGCAGCCAGAACCGAGTTATAGACCGTTGATTACAGACGTCTTGCATTCTCTTATACCTTTGGTTCCAATGGAACTTGGTGGAACCTTAAAAACCATCAAATGTGCTTCAATGGATCACTGTTAA
- a CDS encoding Protein kinase superfamily protein, translated as MSFIVTAYITCHYQQREKELHKQESNNMRLVISLAATFSLVGIILLCSLLYWFCHRRRNLKSSGCGCSGITFLNRFSRSKTLDKRTTKQGTVSLIDYNILEEGTSGFKESNILGQGGFGCVYSATLENNISAAVKKLDCANEDAAKEFKSEVEILSKLQHPNIISLLGYSTNDTARFIVYELMPNVSLESHLHGSSQGSAITWPMRMKIALDVTRGLEYLHEHCHPAIIHRDLKSSNILLDSNFNAKISDFGLAVVDGPKNKNHKLSGTVGYVAPEYLLNGQLTEKSDVYAFGVVLLELLLGKKPVEKLAPGECQSIITWAMPYLTDRTKLPSVIDPAIKDTMDLKHLYQVAAVAILCVQPEPSYRPLITDVLHSLIPLVPMELGGTLKTIKCASMDHC; from the exons ATGTCCTTCATTGTAACCGCTTATATCACTTGCC ATTatcaacagagagagaaggaatTGCATAAACAAGAGAGTAACAACATGAGACTGGTTATTTCACTAGCAGCTACATTTTCCTTAGTTGGTATAATCTTACTTTGCTCTCTGCTTTATTGGTTTTGCCATAGGAGAAGAAACCTCAAGAGCTCAG GTTGTGGGTGTAGTGGAATCACATTCTTGAATCGGTTTAGTCGCTCAAAAACATTAGACAAGAGAACTACAAAGCAGGGAACAGTGTCATTGATCGATTACAATATACTAGAAGAAGGAACTAGTGGTTTCAAGGAGAGTAACATTTTGGGTCAAGGTGGATTTGGATGTGTATATTCTGCCACATTAGAGAACAACATTTCAGCTGCGGTTAAGAAGCTAGACTGTGCCAATGAAGATGCAGCAAAGGAATTTAAG AGTGAGGTTGAGATATTGAGTAAGCTCCAGCACCCGAATATAATATCCCTTTTGGGTTATAGCACGAATGATACTGCGAGATTCATTGTCTATGAGCTGATGCCAAACGTTTCTCTGGAATCTCATTTACACG GATCTTCTCAGGGTTCGGCGATCACATGGCCTATGAGGATGAAGATTGCTCTTGATGTAACAAG GGGATTAGAATATTTGCATGAACATTGTCATCCAGCAATCATTCACAGGGACTTGAAATCATCCAACATCTTATTAGATAGCAATTTCAATGCTAAG atttcagattttggtCTAGCTGTTGTTGATGGGCCAAAGAACAAGAACCATAAACTTTCCGGGACAGTTGGCTACGTTGCACCAGAGTATCTTCTCAACG GCCAATTGACAGAAAAGAGCGACGTGTATGCTTTTGGAGTAGTGTTATTAGAGCTTTTACTCGGGAAAAAACCTGTGGAGAAACTAGCTCCCGGTGAATGCCAATCCATCATCACTTGg GCAATGCCTTATCTCACTGATAGAACCAAGTTACCAAGCGTCATAGATCCTGCGATTAAAGATACGATGGACTTGAAACACCTTTACCAG GTAGCGGCAGTGGCGATTTTGTGCGTGCAGCCAGAACCGAGTTATAGACCGTTGATTACAGACGTCTTGCATTCTCTTATACCTTTGGTTCCAATGGAACTTGGTGGAACCTTAAAAACCATCAAATGTGCTTCAATGGATCACTGTTAA
- a CDS encoding Protein kinase superfamily protein: MRLVISLAATFSLVGIILLCSLLYWFCHRRRNLKSSGCGCSGITFLNRFSRSKTLDKRTTKQGTVSLIDYNILEEGTSGFKESNILGQGGFGCVYSATLENNISAAVKKLDCANEDAAKEFKSEVEILSKLQHPNIISLLGYSTNDTARFIVYELMPNVSLESHLHGSSQGSAITWPMRMKIALDVTRGLEYLHEHCHPAIIHRDLKSSNILLDSNFNAKISDFGLAVVDGPKNKNHKLSGTVGYVAPEYLLNGQLTEKSDVYAFGVVLLELLLGKKPVEKLAPGECQSIITWAMPYLTDRTKLPSVIDPAIKDTMDLKHLYQVAAVAILCVQPEPSYRPLITDVLHSLIPLVPMELGGTLKTIKCASMDHC; encoded by the exons ATGAGACTGGTTATTTCACTAGCAGCTACATTTTCCTTAGTTGGTATAATCTTACTTTGCTCTCTGCTTTATTGGTTTTGCCATAGGAGAAGAAACCTCAAGAGCTCAG GTTGTGGGTGTAGTGGAATCACATTCTTGAATCGGTTTAGTCGCTCAAAAACATTAGACAAGAGAACTACAAAGCAGGGAACAGTGTCATTGATCGATTACAATATACTAGAAGAAGGAACTAGTGGTTTCAAGGAGAGTAACATTTTGGGTCAAGGTGGATTTGGATGTGTATATTCTGCCACATTAGAGAACAACATTTCAGCTGCGGTTAAGAAGCTAGACTGTGCCAATGAAGATGCAGCAAAGGAATTTAAG AGTGAGGTTGAGATATTGAGTAAGCTCCAGCACCCGAATATAATATCCCTTTTGGGTTATAGCACGAATGATACTGCGAGATTCATTGTCTATGAGCTGATGCCAAACGTTTCTCTGGAATCTCATTTACACG GATCTTCTCAGGGTTCGGCGATCACATGGCCTATGAGGATGAAGATTGCTCTTGATGTAACAAG GGGATTAGAATATTTGCATGAACATTGTCATCCAGCAATCATTCACAGGGACTTGAAATCATCCAACATCTTATTAGATAGCAATTTCAATGCTAAG atttcagattttggtCTAGCTGTTGTTGATGGGCCAAAGAACAAGAACCATAAACTTTCCGGGACAGTTGGCTACGTTGCACCAGAGTATCTTCTCAACG GCCAATTGACAGAAAAGAGCGACGTGTATGCTTTTGGAGTAGTGTTATTAGAGCTTTTACTCGGGAAAAAACCTGTGGAGAAACTAGCTCCCGGTGAATGCCAATCCATCATCACTTGg GCAATGCCTTATCTCACTGATAGAACCAAGTTACCAAGCGTCATAGATCCTGCGATTAAAGATACGATGGACTTGAAACACCTTTACCAG GTAGCGGCAGTGGCGATTTTGTGCGTGCAGCCAGAACCGAGTTATAGACCGTTGATTACAGACGTCTTGCATTCTCTTATACCTTTGGTTCCAATGGAACTTGGTGGAACCTTAAAAACCATCAAATGTGCTTCAATGGATCACTGTTAA